One stretch of Methanobacterium sp. DNA includes these proteins:
- a CDS encoding aspartate dehydrogenase — MKVGIIGCGAIANIITNFAAEGKLGVDIKYFYDRDIERAENLALQLDGIVVLEAGDMLDKVDLVIEAASPEAVAEIVPQILKCGKNVLIMSVGALMDFKLKKNLENIAASTGAKIYAPSGAIVGLDGVKAASIGKIRKASLITRKPPKSLGIKAEGETILYEGKASKAVKEFPTNINVAAALSLACGQDVDVKIIADPSVDRNMHEVHVIGDSGEFTTITRNVRCSMNPKTSVLAAYSAIKLLKSLNENLIIGT, encoded by the coding sequence ATGAAAGTAGGGATTATAGGTTGTGGCGCTATAGCCAATATAATAACAAATTTCGCAGCTGAAGGTAAATTAGGTGTTGATATTAAGTATTTTTATGATAGAGACATTGAAAGGGCTGAAAATTTAGCGCTTCAACTTGATGGTATTGTTGTCCTTGAAGCCGGGGACATGTTAGACAAAGTAGATCTGGTAATTGAAGCTGCATCTCCAGAGGCTGTAGCTGAAATCGTTCCTCAAATCTTAAAATGCGGTAAAAATGTTCTTATAATGAGTGTTGGAGCTTTAATGGATTTTAAACTTAAAAAAAATCTTGAAAATATTGCAGCTTCAACAGGGGCTAAAATATATGCGCCTTCAGGAGCTATTGTAGGCCTGGATGGAGTTAAAGCTGCTTCTATTGGTAAAATAAGGAAAGCTTCTTTGATTACAAGAAAGCCACCTAAATCACTGGGTATAAAAGCAGAAGGCGAAACCATTCTATATGAAGGAAAAGCATCAAAAGCAGTTAAAGAATTTCCAACAAACATTAATGTAGCTGCAGCCCTTAGCCTTGCCTGTGGACAAGATGTTGACGTTAAAATAATAGCTGATCCATCTGTAGATAGGAATATGCACGAAGTTCATGTTATAGGAGATTCAGGAGAATTTACTACAATCACACGGAATGTTAGATGTTCCATGAACCCTAAAACAAGTGTTTTAGCCGCATATTCTGCAATTAAGCTTTTAAAAA
- a CDS encoding PRC-barrel domain-containing protein, translated as MVDLSSLYNLDVYTTRGKYIGRVQDVILNIKKGRVSVLKARAMAPDKRSVGIRDVIKTSMRFVPEADEIRPLKEEGTIDISYDRVQAVGDIILISPEVSTTPVPSAQV; from the coding sequence ATGGTCGATTTATCCAGCCTGTACAACTTAGATGTGTACACTACAAGGGGAAAATATATTGGAAGAGTCCAGGATGTTATATTGAACATAAAAAAAGGAAGAGTGTCTGTTCTTAAAGCAAGGGCCATGGCCCCTGATAAAAGAAGTGTGGGAATAAGAGACGTTATAAAAACCAGCATGCGTTTTGTACCTGAAGCTGATGAAATAAGACCTTTAAAAGAAGAAGGCACCATAGACATATCTTATGACCGAGTTCAGGCTGTAGGTGACATTATTTTAATCAGTCCAGAAGTATCAACTACGCCTGTACCATCTGCACAAGTATAG
- a CDS encoding tRNA-binding protein: MWDTSKDYRLLVAEKSVDLFLRTLDGANLKGRWNKRNVMQNARDMIPEIQSLYYSYVNPSDMAQMPQIISIKEKASAILENLGGSDWYRHFLDLAGKDEKSKLEEAVAKMRFFLNIILNIDKRLAFGPIDDPVVAIDITVGEVVSAGSHPGADNLLVCNVNIKERAILVVTNDLEVKEHNRVAVSLLPPISFMGITSEGMFLGADGGVLKDVQGEIGGMPKGIPLEALNETRNLVESFLG; this comes from the coding sequence ATGTGGGATACAAGTAAAGATTACAGGTTGTTAGTCGCAGAAAAATCAGTAGATCTCTTTTTAAGAACATTAGACGGCGCTAATTTAAAGGGAAGATGGAATAAAAGGAATGTTATGCAGAATGCAAGGGATATGATCCCTGAAATCCAGTCATTATATTATTCCTATGTTAATCCTTCAGATATGGCTCAAATGCCTCAAATAATTTCTATTAAGGAAAAAGCATCTGCTATACTGGAGAATTTAGGTGGCAGCGACTGGTACAGGCATTTTTTGGATTTAGCGGGTAAAGATGAAAAAAGCAAGTTAGAAGAAGCTGTTGCTAAAATGAGGTTTTTTTTAAATATTATTTTAAATATTGACAAAAGATTAGCTTTTGGACCAATAGATGATCCTGTTGTGGCCATTGATATCACTGTTGGAGAAGTTGTAAGTGCTGGAAGCCATCCAGGTGCAGATAACTTACTTGTTTGTAATGTAAATATTAAAGAGCGGGCTATACTCGTTGTTACAAATGATTTAGAAGTAAAAGAGCATAATAGAGTTGCAGTTTCCTTGCTTCCTCCTATTAGCTTCATGGGAATTACAAGCGAGGGAATGTTTTTAGGCGCTGATGGTGGAGTTTTAAAGGATGTTCAAGGAGAAATTGGTGGAATGCCTAAGGGAATTCCACTTGAAGCTTTGAATGAGACGAGGAATTTAGTGGAGAGCTTTTTAGGGTAA
- a CDS encoding PAS domain S-box protein — protein MMKNGELEEYFDLVGVIIVIIDRNGKVSLINSKGSEILGYNKEEIVGKSWFENFVLKEDESLEVFNELMDGKKEQSEMAIVTGNGEIKIISWHNQVLVDDKGNITGILLSGDDITPHKKAEMQIKFLTDILDRINDSVIAVNNDYRVIYWNKSAEKLLNQRYDEVKGKLLSEIDQYEWVNFEDEKEPYESLKTHGHWHGKNMHIEKNGKSIWVDSAVNILKYEKNEFNGTLAVICDITKQKQIEKSLKKVIEDLKRSNEELQQFAYVTSHDLQEPLRTIASFTQLLERRYKGKLDLDADEFIGYIVDATKRMQTLINDLLNYSRVRVTGDNFKLIDTEEIIHQTLSNLKALIKENSAVIIHDPLPGVMADPGQLLQLFQNLIGNAIKFRKPEIPPKIHISARKDEKNNEYVFSVHDNGIGMDPQYAKRIFTIFQRLHTQDEYAGTGIGLAVSKKVVEMHGGRIWVESKPGKGSVFYFTIPIKKP, from the coding sequence ATGATGAAAAACGGTGAATTAGAGGAGTATTTTGACCTTGTAGGGGTTATTATCGTAATTATAGATAGAAATGGAAAGGTCTCCCTGATCAACAGTAAGGGCTCTGAGATTTTAGGTTATAATAAGGAAGAAATAGTTGGAAAAAGCTGGTTTGAAAATTTCGTTTTAAAGGAAGATGAATCACTGGAAGTTTTCAATGAATTAATGGATGGAAAAAAGGAACAGTCTGAAATGGCCATTGTAACTGGTAATGGCGAAATAAAAATCATCTCATGGCATAACCAAGTGTTAGTTGATGATAAAGGAAATATAACCGGGATTCTGTTATCTGGTGATGATATTACACCACACAAAAAAGCTGAAATGCAGATCAAATTCCTAACTGATATTTTAGACAGGATAAATGATTCAGTTATTGCTGTTAATAACGACTATCGTGTAATTTACTGGAATAAATCTGCAGAAAAATTATTAAATCAAAGGTATGATGAAGTTAAGGGTAAGTTATTAAGTGAAATAGATCAATATGAATGGGTTAACTTTGAAGATGAAAAAGAACCCTATGAATCCCTTAAAACCCATGGACACTGGCACGGGAAGAACATGCACATTGAAAAAAATGGTAAAAGTATATGGGTTGATTCCGCCGTAAATATATTAAAATATGAAAAAAATGAATTTAATGGAACTTTAGCCGTAATTTGTGACATAACAAAGCAAAAACAGATAGAAAAAAGCTTAAAAAAAGTAATAGAAGATCTAAAACGTTCTAATGAAGAATTGCAGCAGTTTGCCTATGTTACATCTCATGACCTTCAGGAGCCTTTAAGGACCATCGCAAGCTTCACACAACTTTTAGAGCGTAGATACAAAGGAAAACTGGATTTGGATGCAGATGAATTTATAGGGTACATCGTGGATGCCACCAAGAGGATGCAAACATTAATCAATGATTTGCTGAATTATTCACGCGTTAGAGTAACTGGTGATAATTTTAAATTAATAGATACAGAGGAAATCATCCATCAAACTCTTTCTAATTTAAAAGCATTGATTAAAGAAAATAGCGCAGTAATCATACATGATCCACTTCCCGGAGTAATGGCTGATCCAGGGCAGCTTTTACAGTTATTCCAGAATCTCATTGGAAATGCTATTAAATTTAGAAAACCTGAAATTCCGCCTAAAATCCATATTTCAGCCCGTAAAGATGAAAAAAATAATGAATATGTTTTTTCTGTGCATGATAATGGAATTGGGATGGATCCACAGTATGCAAAACGTATTTTTACCATATTTCAAAGATTACACACACAGGATGAATATGCCGGCACTGGAATAGGTTTAGCAGTCAGTAAAAAAGTAGTTGAAATGCATGGAGGTCGTATCTGGGTTGAATCCAAACCTGGAAAAGGTTCGGTGTTTTATTTTACTATTCCAATCAAAAAACCTTAA
- a CDS encoding lactaldehyde dehydrogenase, whose amino-acid sequence MDMLINGKLIGKTEQIEIFNPANNELIDTVPHGNRDDAKKAIEAANKASKILKNVSSREVSESLYEIYGEIKKNSDEFAKLITLDCGKPIKESQDEVKRSLQTTLLSAEESKRIYGETIPLDACIDGENLLGFTSRVPLGVVGAITPFNYPLNLVIHKVMPAIAAKNAVVLKPSNQAPLAALKLAEIMNMYLDPGVINAVTGSGSEVGDEIVRNEGTHKISFTGSVETGLNVSKNAGMKKLTLELGGNDPLIVLEDADIEKAVDAAVRGSYLNAGQVCTGVKRIILDKKISDEFKDNFVKATLKLNVGDPFNLETDVGPLIDESAAITIEKRVNGALKEGAELLCGGSRKGAFYSPTVLDNVDSRMEIVQEETFGPIAPLIKVDGVEEAIDVANDTKYGLQAGIFTTNINSALKASKLIEAGSVIINRQSTYRADNMPFGGCKMSGMGKEGIKYALEEMTETKLVVVNPL is encoded by the coding sequence GTGGACATGCTTATAAATGGAAAGTTAATTGGGAAAACAGAACAAATAGAGATTTTTAATCCCGCTAATAATGAACTTATAGATACTGTACCTCATGGAAACCGTGATGATGCAAAAAAAGCCATTGAAGCTGCAAATAAAGCTTCAAAGATTCTAAAAAATGTTTCATCTCGTGAAGTATCAGAGAGCTTATATGAAATATATGGAGAAATAAAGAAAAATTCAGATGAATTTGCTAAATTAATCACTCTTGATTGTGGTAAACCAATTAAAGAATCACAAGATGAAGTAAAACGCTCTTTACAAACTACACTGCTTTCTGCAGAAGAATCAAAACGAATTTATGGGGAAACAATACCTTTAGATGCCTGTATTGATGGGGAAAATTTGTTGGGATTCACATCCAGAGTACCCCTCGGAGTTGTTGGAGCTATCACCCCTTTTAATTACCCTTTAAATCTTGTTATTCATAAAGTAATGCCTGCAATTGCAGCAAAAAATGCAGTGGTATTAAAACCATCCAATCAAGCACCACTTGCAGCACTTAAACTTGCTGAGATCATGAATATGTACCTTGATCCGGGAGTTATTAATGCAGTTACCGGGTCTGGAAGCGAAGTAGGGGATGAAATTGTAAGAAATGAAGGTACTCATAAGATCTCCTTTACTGGCAGCGTGGAAACAGGGTTAAATGTGTCTAAAAATGCGGGGATGAAAAAATTAACCCTTGAACTTGGAGGAAACGATCCTTTAATAGTTCTTGAAGATGCGGATATTGAAAAAGCAGTGGATGCAGCTGTAAGAGGTTCTTATCTTAATGCAGGCCAGGTATGTACTGGTGTAAAACGTATAATTCTTGATAAAAAAATTTCTGATGAATTTAAGGATAACTTTGTTAAAGCAACCCTTAAATTAAATGTGGGGGATCCATTTAACCTTGAAACTGATGTAGGTCCATTGATTGATGAATCTGCTGCAATTACAATTGAAAAAAGAGTTAATGGCGCTTTAAAGGAAGGTGCAGAATTATTATGTGGTGGAAGTCGTAAGGGTGCATTTTACAGTCCAACTGTCCTTGATAATGTTGATTCTCGTATGGAAATTGTGCAGGAAGAAACATTTGGACCTATTGCTCCATTAATTAAGGTTGATGGAGTTGAAGAGGCAATTGATGTAGCAAATGATACAAAATATGGTTTACAGGCAGGAATATTTACCACTAATATAAATTCAGCCTTAAAAGCCTCTAAATTAATTGAAGCAGGCTCTGTGATAATAAATAGGCAATCCACATACCGCGCTGATAACATGCCATTTGGAGGTTGTAAAATGAGCGGAATGGGTAAAGAAGGCATAAAATATGCTTTAGAAGAAATGACAGAAACAAAACTTGTGGTTGTAAATCCTCTTTAA
- a CDS encoding class III signal peptide-containing protein — protein MQILKEDKGQGSAELILIFGGIIVIAIAAAIYYRNYLEGLGDEINKTDVQNVTNSLNDLKKKFN, from the coding sequence ATGCAAATATTAAAAGAAGATAAAGGACAGGGCTCTGCAGAGCTCATATTGATTTTTGGAGGTATAATTGTAATTGCCATAGCTGCAGCAATTTATTACAGAAATTACCTCGAAGGACTTGGAGACGAAATCAACAAAACTGACGTGCAGAATGTTACAAATAGTCTCAATGATTTGAAAAAAAAATTTAATTAA
- a CDS encoding type II secretion system F family protein — protein MAIIPGVLLPVSNIIDNMVPENITVRIQETLIRSGMYVKASDLITLGLVTGTGLAMLTSVLFLFTGINPILGLLAGFIVPNGFIGIYIFFMMERRVDAIESTAPDFLRQIASLIRAGVGLETALEDVSKHGSGPLNDELKRAVIEIKIGSTFDDAIMSMSERLKSKNLDRTFRMILEGRRTGGSLADVIETVAEDLRAVLALKRERKANVMMSVMFLIIAAIIAAPFALGMIMTYSSFIESLGKPNPLLGASVTAASGYIIIHSAIAGLLIGIILYGSAKKGVKFALVLAPVAYLIFYVIKTFAISMMGF, from the coding sequence ATGGCAATAATACCCGGTGTTTTACTACCAGTATCAAACATCATAGACAATATGGTGCCAGAAAATATTACTGTTAGAATACAGGAAACGCTCATAAGAAGCGGGATGTATGTAAAGGCTTCTGATCTAATTACTCTGGGACTTGTAACAGGCACTGGTTTAGCCATGCTTACATCTGTTTTATTCTTATTTACTGGTATTAATCCTATTTTAGGGCTGTTAGCTGGTTTTATTGTGCCCAATGGATTTATTGGAATTTATATTTTTTTTATGATGGAAAGAAGAGTGGATGCTATTGAAAGCACCGCTCCAGATTTTTTAAGACAGATTGCATCTTTAATCAGGGCAGGGGTAGGTTTAGAAACTGCGCTTGAAGATGTTTCTAAACATGGAAGTGGTCCCCTGAATGATGAACTGAAAAGAGCTGTAATTGAAATAAAAATTGGAAGCACGTTTGACGATGCCATTATGTCCATGAGTGAACGTTTAAAATCCAAAAACCTGGATAGAACATTTAGAATGATACTTGAAGGAAGAAGAACTGGTGGGAGCCTGGCTGACGTTATTGAAACTGTAGCTGAGGATTTAAGGGCAGTTTTAGCACTCAAGAGGGAAAGAAAAGCAAACGTAATGATGTCAGTAATGTTTCTTATCATTGCAGCAATTATTGCAGCCCCATTTGCTCTTGGAATGATAATGACATATTCTTCATTTATTGAGTCTTTAGGTAAACCAAACCCTCTTCTGGGGGCATCTGTTACTGCTGCAAGTGGTTACATAATTATCCACTCTGCAATAGCTGGATTATTAATAGGAATTATATTATATGGTAGTGCAAAGAAAGGCGTTAAATTTGCCCTCGTGCTGGCTCCAGTAGCTTATCTGATATTTTATGTGATAAAAACATTTGCCATATCCATGATGGGGTTTTAG
- a CDS encoding aminopeptidase P family protein codes for MKIVDRMQEEGLDTLLILNPHNITYLAGFKPSSSSVLLIKDEPVLFTSKMDLEDANLNSKIGVEEFKSLDEIKELLQGKVGIESSMNLGTIERLRKDSSFDFKITGIVEKMRQIKTNSELKNIIKALRIAEKSLKQTEFNKKNENEVAAEIEYNMRLNGSNRAAFDTIVASGIRSSLPHADPTFKAIEMPVIIDWGAKYNNYCSDTTRTIIETEKQEEIFDIVFEAQKSAVDVIKPWVKASYIDKVARNVIEEYGYGDSFIHSTGHGVGLEVHEAPSLSKRETIKLQKGMVITIEPGIYLKNEFGVRIENMIHITNKGNVLNRTETKISI; via the coding sequence ATGAAAATAGTTGATAGGATGCAGGAAGAAGGGTTGGATACTCTTTTAATTTTAAATCCACATAATATTACATATTTAGCCGGTTTTAAGCCATCAAGCTCTTCAGTTTTACTAATAAAAGATGAACCTGTGCTTTTTACCTCAAAAATGGATCTGGAAGATGCAAATTTGAATTCAAAAATAGGTGTTGAAGAGTTCAAATCTTTAGATGAAATAAAGGAATTGCTTCAAGGTAAAGTTGGAATTGAAAGTTCCATGAACCTTGGAACCATTGAAAGGCTTAGAAAAGATTCTTCATTTGATTTTAAAATTACTGGAATTGTCGAAAAGATGAGACAGATAAAAACAAACAGTGAACTTAAAAATATTATAAAAGCGCTCAGGATTGCTGAAAAATCACTCAAACAGACTGAATTTAATAAAAAAAATGAAAATGAGGTTGCAGCAGAAATAGAATATAATATGCGGTTAAACGGATCAAATAGGGCTGCATTTGATACAATTGTAGCTTCAGGTATCCGATCTTCACTTCCTCATGCAGATCCAACCTTCAAAGCCATAGAAATGCCTGTTATAATTGATTGGGGTGCAAAATACAATAATTACTGTTCAGACACCACCCGCACGATTATTGAAACTGAAAAGCAGGAAGAAATATTTGATATAGTTTTTGAAGCTCAAAAAAGTGCTGTTGATGTTATCAAACCCTGGGTAAAAGCATCGTATATTGATAAGGTTGCAAGAAATGTGATTGAAGAATATGGCTATGGGGACTCGTTTATACACTCAACAGGTCATGGAGTAGGACTTGAAGTTCATGAAGCACCTTCTTTATCTAAACGTGAAACTATAAAACTTCAAAAGGGGATGGTTATAACTATTGAGCCCGGTATTTATCTTAAAAATGAATTCGGGGTGAGAATAGAAAATATGATTCACATAACAAATAAGGGAAATGTTTTAAATAGAACTGAAACTAAAATAAGCATATAA
- a CDS encoding HIT family protein, producing the protein MELKCEYCKIPGAYGDLIYEAEYWQIYLAPSQRYFGTCVVVLKRHCKNLKELKIIEWTEFAEIVDKLETTLKKAFNPTLFNWSCFMNSAYRVNPPHPQVHWHFIPRYNHEIEFEGLKFDDPDFGCIPRPIERKIPENVMKKITEEIKRNL; encoded by the coding sequence ATGGAGCTAAAATGTGAATACTGTAAAATACCCGGCGCTTATGGAGATTTAATTTATGAAGCTGAATACTGGCAGATATACCTCGCCCCAAGCCAGCGGTACTTTGGAACGTGTGTTGTGGTGTTGAAAAGGCACTGTAAAAACTTAAAGGAATTGAAAATCATAGAATGGACGGAATTTGCAGAAATTGTGGATAAATTAGAAACCACCCTTAAAAAAGCCTTCAATCCCACATTATTTAATTGGAGCTGTTTTATGAATTCTGCCTACCGTGTTAACCCACCCCACCCTCAGGTGCACTGGCATTTCATACCCCGTTACAATCATGAAATTGAATTTGAAGGTTTAAAGTTCGATGATCCTGATTTTGGGTGCATTCCAAGGCCAATTGAGCGTAAAATACCGGAAAATGTTATGAAAAAGATTACAGAAGAGATAAAAAGAAATTTATGA
- a CDS encoding site-2 protease family protein, whose amino-acid sequence MLKFTSSEIRDIIISMVVISFIFAYVLRGGNLINTISFMPATFLMVGLGFMFHELAHKYVAIRYGYWAEYKMWIQGLIFALAIVFLTGFAFIAPGAVYIHGNYIKTSENGKISLAGPSTNIILALLFLLFAPLFSGLEIMRFAILGAIVNSFLAVFNLIPFGMFDGAKIFRWNPLIWIATMATALILWAKSSGII is encoded by the coding sequence ATGCTAAAATTTACATCAAGTGAAATCAGAGATATAATAATATCAATGGTGGTTATTTCATTTATTTTTGCCTATGTTTTAAGAGGAGGCAATTTAATCAACACGATTTCTTTTATGCCTGCTACCTTTTTGATGGTTGGATTAGGGTTTATGTTTCATGAATTAGCCCATAAATACGTTGCAATAAGATATGGATACTGGGCAGAATATAAAATGTGGATACAGGGATTAATTTTTGCTTTAGCCATTGTGTTTTTAACTGGATTTGCATTTATTGCACCTGGAGCAGTTTACATCCATGGAAATTACATAAAAACATCAGAAAATGGTAAAATATCCCTTGCAGGACCATCAACAAACATAATTTTGGCTTTACTGTTTTTATTATTCGCACCCCTATTTTCAGGCCTGGAAATAATGCGTTTTGCAATTCTTGGAGCAATTGTAAACAGTTTTTTAGCGGTGTTCAATTTAATTCCTTTTGGAATGTTTGATGGAGCTAAAATTTTTAGATGGAATCCATTAATATGGATTGCAACAATGGCAACAGCTTTAATTTTATGGGCTAAAAGCAGTGGAATAATATAA
- a CDS encoding YcaO-related McrA-glycine thioamidation protein yields MLKDVPVRYFGCTHRAISPEETIKRVKNKLKTAGVTRVAEITHLDRIGIPVYSAIRPSAAEGAVSIYAGKGATKDQAKASAMMEAFERYSAEPKDSQTENNSVCGLYDEMERCIDPESLILPELSFDPKKMELSWIKAVNIKDDEEYLLPADAVFHPYNCKNNANLFKSNTNGLASGNKIEEAIFHGITEVIERDAWSLFEIKRNKAAEINLETTRNPLINGIVDKFKKAGVDIKALDLTSDVEMTTIAAVSDDTVLKDPALLTLGVGTHLDPEIAVLRALTEVAQSRATQIHGTREDTTRAVFMRKAGYERMKRINRHWFGESEEIIELDELKNQSGKSFKEDIETSMKLLKKAYFDNVLFVDLTRPEIEIPVVRVIIPGMEVYSVDPDRAGKRLRRCLKSR; encoded by the coding sequence ATGTTAAAAGATGTTCCAGTAAGATATTTTGGATGCACACACAGAGCAATTTCTCCAGAAGAAACCATAAAAAGGGTAAAAAATAAATTAAAAACTGCAGGAGTTACAAGAGTCGCTGAAATAACACATCTTGATAGAATAGGTATACCAGTTTATTCTGCAATAAGGCCATCTGCTGCAGAAGGTGCGGTGAGCATTTACGCCGGAAAAGGGGCTACCAAAGACCAGGCTAAAGCATCAGCCATGATGGAAGCATTTGAAAGGTACTCAGCTGAGCCCAAGGACTCACAGACAGAAAATAATTCAGTGTGCGGACTTTATGATGAAATGGAAAGATGTATTGATCCAGAATCTCTTATTCTACCTGAATTATCATTTGATCCAAAAAAAATGGAACTGAGCTGGATAAAAGCTGTAAATATCAAAGACGACGAAGAATATTTGTTACCAGCAGACGCAGTTTTCCATCCTTATAATTGCAAAAACAATGCTAATTTATTTAAATCAAACACTAACGGCCTTGCATCAGGAAATAAAATAGAAGAGGCCATATTCCACGGCATTACTGAAGTTATTGAAAGGGATGCATGGAGCTTATTTGAAATTAAAAGAAATAAAGCAGCAGAGATAAACCTTGAAACTACCAGAAATCCTTTAATAAATGGAATTGTGGATAAATTCAAAAAAGCAGGGGTTGATATTAAAGCTCTTGATCTAACTTCTGACGTTGAAATGACCACAATAGCTGCTGTTTCTGATGATACTGTTTTAAAAGACCCTGCACTTTTAACTTTAGGTGTTGGAACTCATTTAGACCCTGAAATAGCCGTATTAAGGGCTTTGACTGAAGTAGCTCAAAGCAGGGCTACCCAGATCCACGGAACAAGGGAAGATACCACCCGTGCAGTTTTCATGAGAAAGGCAGGCTACGAAAGGATGAAAAGAATAAACAGGCACTGGTTTGGAGAATCAGAAGAAATAATTGAACTGGATGAACTTAAAAACCAGTCAGGGAAATCATTTAAAGAAGATATAGAAACTTCAATGAAGTTATTAAAGAAAGCATACTTTGATAATGTTCTATTTGTGGACTTAACCCGGCCAGAAATAGAAATACCTGTAGTAAGGGTCATTATTCCAGGAATGGAAGTTTATTCAGTGGATCCAGACCGTGCAGGTAAAAGACTTCGAAGGTGCTTAAAATCACGTTAA